The Leifsonia poae region GGCGCCGGTCTCGGTCTGCCACCAGGTGTCGACGATCGGAGCCTTGTTGCCGCCGATCACCTCGCGGTACCAGATCCACGCCTCGGGGTTGATGGGCTCACCCACCGAACCGAGCACCCGGATGCTGGAAAGGTCGAACTTCTGCGGGATCTGCCGGCCGAGCTTCATGAACGAGCGAATGGCGGTCGGCGCGGTGTAGAAGATCGAGACCTTGTACTTCTCGATGATCTCCCACCAGCGGCCCTGGTGCGGGGTCTCGGGTGTTCCCTCGTAGAGCACCTGGGTGGCACCGTTCGCGAGCGGCCCGTAAACGACATAGCTGTGGCCAGTGATCCAGCCGACGTCGGCGCTGCACCAGTAGACGTCGGTCTCCGGGTGCAGGTCGAACACGTTCTTGTGGGTGAAGGCGGCCTGCGTCAGATAGCCGCCCGATGTGTGCAGGATGCCCTTCGGCTTCCCCGTCGTGCCACTGGTATAGAGGATGAACAGGGGCTGCTCGGCCTCGAAGGCTTTGGCGACGTGGTCGGCGTCGACCTGTGCGATCTCGTCGTGCCACCACAGGTCGCGGCCCTCGGTCCACTCCACGTCGTTCTCGCCGCGCTTGACGACGAGCACATGCTCCACGGTCGAGTCGCCCGAGGCGATCGCCGCATCCACCGCGTTCTTGAGCGGGAAGACCTTGCCCTTGCGCCAGCCGCCGTCGGCGGTGATGACGAGCTTGGCCTCGGCGTCGTCGATGCGCGAGCGCAGGCTCTCGGCACTGAACCCGCCGAAGACAACCGAGTGCACCGCACCGAGGCGGGCAACGGCGAGCATCGCGATGACGGCCTCGGGAATCATCGGCAGGTAGATCGCCACGCGATCGCCGGCTTTGACGCCGAGACTGGTCAGCAGGTTGGCGGCCTTCTTGACCTCGGAGGTCAGCTCGGCGTAGGTGATGCTGCGGCTGTCGCCGGGCTCACCCTCCCAGTGGATGGCGACCCGGTCGCCGTTTCCGGCCAGCACGTGCCGGTCGAGGCAGTTGTACGCCACGTTCAGCTCGCCGTCGTCGAACCACTTGGCGAACGGTGGATTCGTCCAGTCGAGCGTGCGGGTGAACGGCTTGTGCCAGTGGATCAACTCGCGGGCCTGGTCGGCCCAGAAGCCGAGCCGGTCCTCACGGGCGCGTTCGTAGAGAGCGGGAGACGCGACCGAAGTGGCGGCGAACTCCTCACTCGGGGCGAAGCGTCGCCCTTCGTGCAGCAGGTTGTCGATGGTGTTGCTCATGGGGAGGCTGTTCGCTCCTTTGCGATCTGGTGTTCTGGTCGTGGCGCGACACTGCCCGACTCTACAACGTGCCGGTGACGTGCTCCGATAAGACTTGCGTTTGCATCGATTCTGCGTAAACTGGTCAGCGGCCGAATATTAATTCTGGCGTGCGGCGCAAACGATTCCCCCCAATCATGCGCCGTAGTGGCCGCACCTGTTCCCCCCAATAGGTGCGGCCCCCCTCTTTTTAACCGGCAGCTGCGCTCCGCGGTGTGGAGCGCTTCCTCCACAGTGTCGTCAGCCGGACGCTTCTCCACCGGTTACTGTCGACCTCTCGGCCGCGTGTCTTCGCTCCGTACCGTCGGAGCATGGACATTGAGCAGACCACTCCTTTTGTTCCGAGACTGCGTTCGGTACCGCCGCCTTCGCTCGTGCCGTCTCCTTCGGCGCCGCCTCCGGTTCCGGCGCCTCCTCCGGTTCCGGCGCCTCTTTCGGCGCCGCCTCCGGTTCCGCCGCCGATCGCTCCCGCGGAACTCGCGACGCCATGGCAGACTTTCGGACCGCTCGCCCCCTACTTCCTCCGGGGCGACATCACCGACCTCTTCATCAACGGCGAGGGGGAGCTCTGGACAGACGGCGGTCGGCAGGGCCTGCGACGCATCGACGGCTGGCAGGCCGACGAGCGTGCCACTCGCGAACTCGCCGTGCGCCTCATCGCCCGGGGCGGCCGGCACATCGACGAGTCGACGCCCTTCATGGATGTGCGCCTCGACGGCGGAGTCAGGGTTCACGCTGTGCTTCCGCCGATCTCGACCGGCGGAACGCTGCTGTCCATCCGCATCCCGAGCCCGAGCCCGTTGCGCTTGCCAGATCTGGTCGCCGCCGGGTCGGTCACGCCCGCGCAGAATGACACCCTGCGAGCGGCGATCGCGGCGCGCACGAACCTGCTCGTCACCGGCGCGGGCGGAGCGGGAAAGACGACCCTGCTCGCCGCGCTCCTCTCCCACGCGCCGCCAGACGAACGACTCGTCGTGATCGAAGACGTGGCGGAGTTGCGCATCGACCACTCGCACGTCGTCGGTCTGCAGACGCGGCAACCCAACCTGGAGGGGGCGGGCGCCGTCGATCTGCGTCGGCTCGTGCGCGAGGCGTTGCGGATGCGGCCAGACAGACTCGTGCTCGGCGAATGCCGTGGAGCCGAGGTGAGCGATCTGCTGAGCGCGCTCAACACCGGTCACGACGGCGGAGCGGGAACGCTGCACGCCAACTCGTTGGCCGACGTGCCGGCCCGACTGGAGGCGCTCGGCGCGCTCGCCGGAATGGGAGACCGTGCGTTGGCCAGACAGGCGGTGAGCGCGATCGGGCTCGTCGTGCACGTGGAACGCGCTGGGGGAAGACGTCGCGTGGCAGGTTTTGCCCGGCTCGAGGTGCTCGACGACGGGCGCCTGGGTGTGGTCGAGCATGACCCGTCGCGCTGAGCCCCGAACACGTCGGGCCGGGGGAGAGAGCGAAGAAGCCGCGCAGATGGTCGAGCAACTGGCGACGCTGCTCGAGGCCGGTGTCGCCCCGGAGTCGGCTTGGTCGTATCTCGGGGAATTCTCGACGCATCCCGTTGTCTCGGTTGTCTCCCGGGCGATCGCATCCGGGTCGCGGGTGACGGATGCGCTCGCGGGAGCCGTCGCTCCATTCCGCTCGACGACGGCCTGGCGTGCTCTGGGGACGGCCTGGGCCGTAGCCGACGAGGCCGGGTCGCCGCTTGCGCCGAGCCTGCGCGAGCTCGGGGCGGTCCTCCGCGACCGGGCGGAGACGGAGCGCGAGATCGAGGTCGGGTTGGCCGGACCGCTCGCGACATCCCGCCTCGTCGGCTGGCTGCCGGTGCTCGGCCTCGCCCTCGGAGGGGCACTGGGCGTCGACATGGTGGGAACCCTGCTCGGCGGTGTCATCGGGTGGGTCGTGCTCGCGTCGGGCTGTGCTCTGCTCATCGGCGGGCGGCTCTGGACGCGATCGTTGGCACGACGGGCGGCTCCTCCCGTCGGCGCGCCAGGCTTCGCGTTCGACCTGGTCGCCGTCGCCCTGACCGGAGGGGTCTCGGTTCCGCTGGCCAAAGGGTGTGTGCGTGACGCGTCGGCCCGGTTCGATCTCGCACTCCGCGCCGAAAAGGACCTCGATCGCATCCTCGCCCTGGCCGAGCGGGCGGGTGCCCCGGCAGCCGATCTGCTGAGGAGTGCTGCGCGGCAGGCGAGACGGGATGCGCGGATCGACGGTAAACGGGCCGCGGCGACCCTGGCGGTGCGGCTGATGCTGCCGCTCGGGGTGTGCGTACTCCCGAGCTTCCTCCTGCTCGGGGTGGCGCCGGTCGTGCTCTCCATCGTCTCCTCCACAGTCAGCAGATTGTGAGTGTTGTCCACCGAATCGGTCGAACGACGCCGCGGAAACCCGAGGTCTCCGACGATGGAAAGAGATCGCGGAACCAACTGCGGCATCGGGGAGAGGACAGACGATGAGACAGACAACCGCACGGCACGACTACGTGAACGGGGCTTTGACGGCCCAATCACGAGTGTGCTGCCCCCTTCGACGCGACCATGCTCGGGGGTGGCGACAAACACTCGAGTTCGTGCGCGACGACAGGGGCTCAGCGACGGCCGAATACGCTGTGGCGACGATGGCGGCGGTCGGGTTCGCCGGGCTGCTCGTCGTGCTTCTGCGAGGCGACGAAGTGCGCAGCATCCTGACTGATCTGGTCAAACGTGCGTTGTCTGCCGCGGGGTGAGGCCGCCGATGATCGGGGGAGTGTGACGGCGGAGTTCGCCGTCGTCCTTCCGGCGGTGCTCATGTGTCTGGCGTTGTGCGTCGGCGCCATCCAGGCCGTCGCCCAACAGGTGCGACTCACTCAGGCGGCCGCGGTCGCAGCCCGGATGCTCGGGCGGGGAGACGACCCCGGCGCCGTCGTCACCGGTGCCGGAGCCGCAGGATACGAGAGCAGACAGGAAGGCAAGCTGATCTGCGTGCGAATCGCAGCGGCCAGCGGTGTGACCGGGCTCGGCGCGATCGGCGTCGTCGCTTCGGCGCAGGCCTGCGCAGCGAACGAGCGCTCCGAGGAAGACGAATGATCCGCTGCCTCACCTCGGGAACGCTGAAGCGGCGTAGCGGCGACGCGGAGAACCGGCAGAAGGGTGCGGAGAGCGGATCGGCGACCGTGCTCGCCGTCGGGATCATCGGGGCGCTCCTCGGGCTGGCCGCGGCAGGTATCGCCGTTGCAGGTGCAGCCGTCGCACAGCAGCGGGCAGCGAACGCAGCGGATGCGGCGGCGCTGACTGCAGCAGACGTCGCCTCGGGCCGCCTTCCGGGCGTCCCCTGTACCGAAGCCGACGACGTGGCCCAGGCCAACGGCTCGCGTGTCTCGTCGTGCCGATTGGACGGTCTGATCGTCACGATCGTGGTGGAGTCCGACTATCTGGGCTTCACGGTGACAGCCGAGGCGCGGGCGGGTCCCCCGGGCACAGCTCAGCCGAAGACGGCCTCCAGATAGCGGTACTCCACCGCGCTCGGGCGGTTGTCGGTCGGATCGTCCGCAGCGAACTCGAGAACGGACGAGCGGGCATACAGGTAGCGTTTCGTCCCCGAACCGGAGGGAATGTCGAGGCGGGGCCGAGGGTCACCGGAGTCCAGGAACTCGGTGGAGATCGTCTTACCCTCGAGAGGGCCGTCTGTCAGTTTGGCGGTATACGTCGTCGTTGATGTGGTTGCCATGCCCCCATCTTCCTCCCGCCCGCAACGTTCGCAAGGGCTCCGCCTCGGGCGAACACTGCGGCCGTCGATTAGGCAGACAGGCGGCTCAAGTGTGTATGGTGTGCCTGATGGGCCGCGAGGCTCACGCTCGCCGCAGGAATGCGGCGCTCGGGGGAGCGCGCTACCGGACGTCAAACTGTTTCAACACAGTGCGTACATATAAGAGGAGTCAGGTGTCTGGCACGAAGAAACTCGTCATCGTCGAGTCTCCGAACAAGGTGAAGTCGATTGCCCAGTACCTGGGCGACGGATACGAGGTCATGGCTTCGGTCGGTCACATCCGCGACCTCATCGAGCCCAAGAACCTGCCGCCGGAGCTGAAGAAGGGCTCGATCGGCAAATTCTCGGTCGATGTCGACAACGGTTTCGAACCCTACTACGTGGTGTCCGACCAGAAGAAGAAGACGGTCGCCGACCTCAAGCGAGCGCTCAAGAACGCTGACGAACTCCTGCTCGCGACAGATGAAGACCGTGAAGGCGAGGCCATCGCCTGGCACCTGATCGAGGTGCTGAAGCCGAAGGTCCCCGTCAAGCGGATGGTCTTCCACGAGATCACTCGCGAAGCGATCGAGAAGGCCCGCGACAACACCAGGGAGATCGACACCGCACTGGTCGACGCCCAGGAGACGCGGCGCATCCTCGACAGGCTCTACGGCTACGAGGTGTCGCCTGTGCTCTGGCGCAAGGTCGGCCCTGGGCTCTCAGCGGGTCGCGTGCAGTCCGCGGCGACCCGACTCGTCGTCGATCGCGAACGCGAACGCCTGGCCTTCGTTCCCGCGTCCTATTGGGGACTCACGGCGCGCTTCTCACCGGAGGCCGACGCTGCCGTCGCCCAGGCGCCGACCGGATTCGACGCCCGCCTGGCCCGAGTCTCCGGTGACCGGGTCGCCACGGGTCGCGACTTCGACGACCACGGCAAACTGACGTCGTCGGCGCGCACGCTCGACGAAGCAGCGGCGACCACGCTCGCCGAGTCGATCGCGCTGCCGAGCACGGTCGTCGCCGTCAGCAAGGTGGAGTCGAAACCCTACTCGCGTCGACCGGCCGCCCCCTTCACCACGTCGACCCTGCAGCAGGAGGCCGCCCGCAAGCTGCGGTTCTCGGCGAAGCAGACGATGAGCGTGGCCCAGGCTCTGTACGAGAACGGCTACATCACCTATATGCGCACCGACTCCGCGTCGCTGTCGCAGCAGGCCACCAACGCCGCACGCTCGCAGGCGGCCACACTGTACGGCCCGGAGACGGTGCCCGAGAAGCCGCGCACCTACGCCTCCAAGAGCAAGAACGCTCAAGAAGCCCACGAAGCGATCCGCCCCTCGGGCGAGACGTTCCGCACGCCGACCGAGGTCGAGTCCGTGCTGCGGGGGAACGAGTTCCGGCTCTACGACCTCATCTGGAAGCGAACCGTCGCATCGCAGATGGCCGACGCCAAAGGTCAGACCGCCTCGGTCACCGTCGAGGCGAAGATCGTCGACGGACCGGTCGAAGGAACGGTCGCCGAGTTCACGGCGAGTGGAACGGTGATCACCTTCCGCGGCTTCCTCAACGCCTATGAGGAGAGCAAAGACGAGGAGCGCAACGGTGCGGCCGAGCCGAGCGAAGCGAAGCTTCCGCCTCTGGAGCGCGGGCAGGCGCTCGACGTGCGCGACGTAGAGGCCGACGGCCACGAGACCACGCCGCCGCCGCGATACACCGAGGCGAGCCTGGTCAAGACGTTGGAAGAGCTCGGTGTCGGACGTCCCTCGACGTTCGCCAGCATCATGTCCACGATCGTCGACCGGGGATATGTGACCCCGCGCGGGCAGGCGCTCGTGCCGAGCTGGGTGGCGTTCTCAGTCGTCCGGCTTCTCGAAGACTACTTCGGCGACCTCGTGCAATACGACTTCACGGCCGAGATGGAAGACGACCTCGACCGCATCGCCGACGGCGAGGCCGAACGGGTCGACTGGCTCAACAGCTTCTATTTCGGCAGCGAGAAGCACAAGGGACTGCGCCGGGTCATCGACAACCTCGGCGAGATCGACGCGCGCAGCATCAACTCGATCGCGATCGACGACGGCGTCACTCTCCGCATCGGCAAGTACGGCCCCTACCTCGAAGTGACCGATGACAGTGCCGAGGAAGGCGCGCCGCCGCGCCGCGTCAACATCCCGCCGGAACTGGCACCCGACGAGCTGACGGCCGCGAAAGCGCACGAGCTGATCGACGCGCCCGTGCAGACTGATCGCGTGCTCGGCGTGAACCCGGAGAACGGCAAGAACATCGTCGCGAAAGACGGACGATTCGGGCCGTACGTGACCGAACTCGAGCCGGACGCTCCTGAAGCCGCGGATGCGACGGCCGGCACGAACGTCGACCCGGCCACCGGGGAAGTCAAAGACGCACCCAAGAAGAAGACCACGAAGAAGGCCGCAGCGGTCAAGCCTCGAACGGCCTCCCTGTTCAAGTCGATGGACCTTGCGACTCTCGACCTCGACACGGCCCTCAAACTGCTCGACCTGCCCCGCGTCGTCGGTGCCGACCCGGTCAGCGGCGAAGAGATCCAGGCGCAGAACGGTCGGTATGGTCCCTATCTGAAGAAGGGCGCCGACACCCGCTCGCTCACGAGCGAAGACGACATCTTCGGCATCGACCTCGCAGGCGCGCTCGAACTGTTCGCCCAGCCGAAATACGGTGCCCGACGCGCATCCAGCGCCCTGAAAGAGTTCGACGCCGACCCGGTCAGCGGCAAGCCGATCCGGGTCAAAGACGGACGTTTCGGTCCCTATGTGACCGACGGCGAGACCAACGCCACGATCCCCCGCGGTGAGACCGTGGAGGAGGTCGACTTCGCCCGCGCCGTGCAGCTGCTCGCCGACAAACGTGCCAAAGGCCCGGCGACCAAGAAAGCGCCGGCGAAGAAGCCCGCGGCCAAGAAGCCCGCCGCGAAGAAGCCCGCCGCGAAGACGACGGCGGCGAAGACGACGGCGGCCAAGAAGCCCGCCGCGAAGGCGACCGCCACCAGAACAGCGGCGAAGACCGCAGCGGCGAAGGATCCGGCAGGGGAGTGAGCGAGCAGGAAACGCGCGGCGCCGAGCGCAGCGGCCTCTTCATCACGCTCGAAGGCGGCGACGGCTCCGGCAAGTCGACGCAGGCGGCGCTCCTGGAGGGGTGGCTGACCGAGCAGGGGCGAACCGTGGTGCGCACCCGCGAACCCGGTGGAACACCGGCCGGTGTCGAGATCCGGGAGATCGTGCTGCACCACCGTGGCGACATCTCGCCCCGCGCTGAAGCCCTGCTCTACGCGGCCGACCGCGCCCACCACATCGAGGCTCTCGTGCGCCCGGCACTGGCGCGAGGCGAGGTCGTACTACAAGACCGCTACCTCGACTCGTCGGTCGCCTACCAAGGGGCAGGCCGCGTTCTCGACCCGGTCCAGATCCGAGACCTGTCACTCTGGGCCGCGGAGGGACTGCTCCCCGATCTCACGATCCTGCTCGACCTCGATGAGGCCGCCGCCCGCGCCCGGCTCGACACTTCGCGCACACGGTACGACCGCCTCGAGGCCGAGAAATCCGACTTCCACGCCCGCGTGCGCGCCGCCTATCTCGACCTCGCCGCGGCCGAACCCGACCGGTTCCTCGTCGTAGACGCCGCGCGTTCCGTCGACGAGATCGCCGCCGGCATCGTCGCAGGGCTCCGCCAGCGACTCGGCGCGCGCCTCTGACCGCTTCCGCCCGAATCGCATCGGACCGAATCGCACCCGAACCGCTCGAACGTCATCGCGGTCGGGAACTGTCCCTGGCGAACGCTAGCCTTGACGACATGGCAGTGTGGGACGACCTGACGGGTCAGGATGACGCCATTGCCATCTTCAAGGCGGCAGCGGCGGGCGGAAGCCGGAGCGACGCGGATGTGGCGGCAGACGCCGCCGTGCCCGGCGCGCAACCCGTGCGCGCCAGCTCGATGACCCATTCCTGGCTGATCACCGGTCCGCCCGGATCAGGGCGCTCCAACCTCGCCTTCGCTTTCGCCACGGCGCTGCTCAGCCCCGGAACGCCCGAAGGCGACGCCGCGACGCAGCGGCAGGTGGAGGCGCGAACGCATCCGGATCTCGCCGTGCTCAGCACTGAGCGTGTCATCATCTCGATCGAAGAAGTGCGGTCGCTGGTGTCGAGTTCCCAGTTCTCGCCCTCGGTGGGGCGTTACCGGGTGATGATCATCGAAGATGCCGACCGCATGAGCGAACGCACGTCGAACGTCTTGCTGAAGGCCCTCGAAGAGCCGCCGGAGCGCACCGTGTGGATCCTCTGCGCACCCAGCGATGCCGACCTCATCCCCACGATCCGTTCGCGCGTGCGCACCGTTCGGTTGCGCGTTCCGAGTGTGGCCGACGTCGCCGAGCTGATCGAGCGCCGTGACGGCGTCGACTCCGCCACCGCCGAACGCGCCGCGCGGCACGCTCAGAGTCATATCGGCATGGCGCACCGACTTGCCACGAACGAGGAGGCGCGCCGCCGCCGCGAGGACACTGTTCGTCTCGCCCTCGATGTGCGCTCGGTTTCGAGCGCCGTGCTCGCGGCAGCCACGATGCTGGAGATCGCGGGCGCCGACGCCAAAGCGATCACCGAGGAGCGGGATGCGGAGGAGCGGGAGCACGCGCTGCGCTCGCTCGGTGTCGAGCCCGGCGGCACGATTCCGCCCGCCCTCCGCGCCCAGCTGCGGCAGCTGGAAGAAGACCAGAAGCGCAGGGCGACGCGCAGCCTGCGCGACGGCATCGACCGCATCCTGGTCGACCTGCTCTCGGTCTACCGGGATGTCATGATGCTGCAGCTGGGCAGCGCGAGCGAGCTGGTCAACCGCGAACTGTGCGACCGCCTCGACGCTCTCAGCGCTCACACGACTCCCGCCGATACTCTCGCCGCAATGGATGCGGTCGCGACAGCGCGCCAGCGGATCGACTCGAACGTCGCACCGGCGCTCGCTCTGGAGGCGATGCTCACGAGCATCCTGCGCGGCGCCACTCGAAAGGGGACAGCACAGTGACCACCCGACCGGACGGCTCCCGGCCGACCCCACGAACCCGCGCGCGTCGCCGCACGACCCGTATCGCGCTGGTGGCCATGGCCGCGATCACCGCGCTGACCCTGAGCGGATGCGTCACCTGGTTCCTGCCGGCCAAGACCTCTCACACATCGTCGCCGGTGAGCGAGAATGTTCCCGCCGACCTGAAGCCGTTCTACGACCAGGTTCTGACGTGGACGAGCTGCTCCGGTGGCAAGCAGTGCACGACGGCCAAGACACCCCTGGACTGGGCGAATCCGTCGGCGGGAGAGATCGAGCTCGCGCTCATCCGCCAGCCGGCGAAGGGCACGAAACAGGGGTCGCTTCTTGTGAATCCCGGCGGCCCGGGCGGTTCGGGCTACGACTTCGTAGCGAACTCGGTGGACTACGCCACCGACTCCACGCTGCAGAACAGCTTCGACGTCGTCGGCTTCGACCCCCGTGGCGTCGGCCGTTCGACCGCCGTCAAGTGTTACGACGCGAAGGGGATGGATGCCTACCTCTACGACATCACCCCCGGTGTCCGCGGCTCCGACCAGTGGATCGCCGAGAACACCACCGCGGCGAAGGATTTCGGCTCGGCCTGTGCAAAGAACACCGGCGCCCTGCTCGACCACGTCGACACGGTGAGCGCCGCCCGTGACCTGGACCTGCTGCGGGCGACCCTCGGCGACAAGAAGCTGAACTACCTCGGCTACTCCTACGGCACCTACTTGGGCACCATCTATGCCGACCTCTTCCCGGGGAAGACCGGGCGATTGGTGCTCGACGGTGCGCTCGACCCCGCGGCGAGCAACTTCGATGTGACCGAGGTGCAGGCCAAGGGATTCGAGAGCGCCTTGCGCGCCTACCTCGCCGACTGTCTCAAACAGAAGGGGTGCCCGTTCAGCGGCACCGTCGAGCAGGGCATGGCGACGATCACCTCCCTCCTGGCCTCGGTGGAGAAGAGCCCGATCCGCAACTCTGACGGCCGCGAGTTGGGCGCGAACACGCTCGTCACAGCGATCATCTATCCGCTCTACGATGCGACGGCCTGGTCGTATCTGAGCGATATGTTCACTTCGGTGATGAAGGGCGACGCGTCTTACGCGTTCACCCTGGCCGACGCCTACAACAACCGGCAGGACGACGGAACCTACGGCGACAATTCCACCGAGGCGTTCACGGCGATCAACTGCCTCGACTACAGCTACGACGACAACCCCGCGACGATGCGCGAGCAGGCTGCCGAGTTGGCCAAAGCGGCCCCCGTGATCGGCCCGTACATGGCGTACGGCGACATCGGATGCGGCAACTGGCCGTACAAGACGACCTACGAGCGCGGTCCGATCGCGGCGAAGGGGTCGGCCCCGATCCTCGTGGTCGGAACCACCAACGACCCGGCGACCCCGTACGTGTGGGCGAAGAACCTCGCCGGCGAGCTGGAGAACGGACACCTCCTCACCTACAAGGGTGAGGGGCACACCGCTTACAACAAGTCGAACTCCTGTGTGAATGACGCGGTCGATGCGTTCCTCGTCAAGGGGACGATTCCGGCCGATGGCAAGACCTGCTGAGCTCGGTCCGCAGCGATGGCATCCCGAGGGAACCTGGTGTGGTGCAACTTTGCACAGAGTGAAATAATCGACGCATGAGTGTGGCTGAGGAAGAACTGGGTCTCCGCGAACGCAAACGTCTCGCGACGCGGCGCGCTATTCAGCTCGCCGCCGTCGAGTTGGCCAGCGAGCGGGGTTTCGACCGGGTGACGATCGACGAGATCAGCCATGTCGCCAATGTGTCGCCGCGCACGTTCTTCAACTATTTCCCGTCGAAGGAGTCCGCCATCATCGGCGAGCTCCCCGAACTGCCCGACGAGGAGCGCATCGAACGATTCGTCGGCGCCGGGCCGAAGGAGTCCATCCTCGACGGCATCAGCGACCTGCTCATCGCGGCGATCGACACCGGCGAGCTGGCCGGCGAGACCGGGGGTGACACCAGTGAAGTCGCCCGCGCCGTTCAAGAACTCCACGCCCGACGCCGCGCCCTGCTCAAAGACAACCCCGAACTGTTCGCGCTGCGCATGGCCAGCATGCACCAGTTCGAGGACGCGCTGAGCACCATCATTCAGCGCAGGCTCGCCCACGACGATCCTGCCTTGCTCGATGACGCGGAGACCCTGCACCAGCGCGCCCGTCTGGTCACCTATGTCTCGTTCGCCGGGATGCGGCACGCCTGGTCTTGCTGGGCCGACCACGGCGGCGTTGAGCCGCTCGCCGACCGCCTGCGCAGTTCCTTCGAGCAACTCCAGGCCCTCGGCAACCATGTGCGCTGAGTGGTCGGAACCACGCCCGCGAATCGGGTAAGCTTTATAGCTGTGCGTCGCGCTCGCGAGAGCAGACCCACGCCGCCCTAGCTCAGTCGGCAGAGCATCTCACTCGTAATGAGAAGGTCAAGGGTTCGATTCCCTTGGGCGGCTCCGTGTGATGAGTCGGGACATCGTTGATAGATGTGTCGAGACATCGTTGATATTAGGAAGAGCCCGGCCATCGGCCGGGCTCTTTTGTTTGGTCGCGCCAGTATTTTCTGTCGGGTTCGATGTGGTGGATGCTGAGGATCTCGCCGGTGTCGAGGTGAGTGACTGTGGCGCTGGTTTCGTCGACGAGGATGAGCACGGCTGTGCCGGCGTGGTTGTGGCCGATGCCGAGGTGGTGGAGGTTCCCGGCTCGGCGGAGGGTGAGTTTGCCGAATCGGTCGACGGTGTCGAAGCGGACGCGGTAGTGGGCGCTGAGGGTGTTCGGGTTCGGGTGGGCTTTGATGGTGGCGGCGTAGGCCTGGGCTGGGGTTAGCCGGTCGAGAGCGCGGTGCGGGCGGCGCTCGTTATAGATGACCCGGAACTGGTCGAGCTGAGTTTGCAGTTCGGCGATCGTCGCTGCCGGAGGCTGGCTGGCGAGCCAGCGTTTGAGGGTTTGGTGGAAACGTTCGATCTTGCCTTGGGTTTGCGGGTGATAAGGGTGCCCGTTCTTCTGCTGGATGCCGAGGGCGGCGAGGAGGTATTCGAATGCGTTCTTTCCGCCGGTGAAGCGGGCAGTGTAGACGGTGCCGTTGTCGGTCAGTGTGGAGGCGGGCAGCCCGTGGGTGTTCGTCGTGGCGGTGAAGGTGCTGACGACGTCGGGACCGGTGACCCGGTCGTGGGCGGTGCAGGACAGCAGCATGCGGGAGTGGTCGTCCAGCCAGTTCAGGATCTCGACATCGGTGCCGTCGGCGAGAGGCCAGTGGGTGAAGTCGGACTGCCAGGTCTCGTTGGGTTGGTGCGCTTCGAACCGGAGGTAGGAGGACTTCGGGCGCTTCTTCGGTTCCGGGGTGATCAACCCTGCAGTGTGGAGGATGCGGCGGATCGTGGAGGTGGAGGGGACCGGGAGATGTTCCTGGTCGAGGTGCCAGGCGATCGTGACCGGTCCGGCATCCAGCCCGTCCGTGGTCAGCTGCTGGCGCAGCGCGATGATCCGCGTCCGGACGTGCTCGGGCGTGCTCGTCGAGGAGGCGTGCGGGCGGCGGCTGCGCGGTTCGAGTGCGTCGAGCCCACCGGTCTCGTAGCGGGTGACGAGGGTGTGCACCCATTGCCAGGAGACGTCGAACTTGCGGGCGGCCTCAGCCTTGGTGAGCCCCTGGTGGACCACGGACAGGACGATCACGCGCGCCTTCGACATGCCTCATCGTCGACCGCGGACCACTATCAACGATGTCGCGACTCATCTATCAACGATGTCCTGAACCCCAACACCTTGGGCGGCTCCGAAGAAGGCACAGCCGTCATTCTGGTCGGCGTGCATGCAT contains the following coding sequences:
- a CDS encoding TetR family transcriptional regulator, translated to MSVAEEELGLRERKRLATRRAIQLAAVELASERGFDRVTIDEISHVANVSPRTFFNYFPSKESAIIGELPELPDEERIERFVGAGPKESILDGISDLLIAAIDTGELAGETGGDTSEVARAVQELHARRRALLKDNPELFALRMASMHQFEDALSTIIQRRLAHDDPALLDDAETLHQRARLVTYVSFAGMRHAWSCWADHGGVEPLADRLRSSFEQLQALGNHVR
- a CDS encoding IS481 family transposase encodes the protein MSKARVIVLSVVHQGLTKAEAARKFDVSWQWVHTLVTRYETGGLDALEPRSRRPHASSTSTPEHVRTRIIALRQQLTTDGLDAGPVTIAWHLDQEHLPVPSTSTIRRILHTAGLITPEPKKRPKSSYLRFEAHQPNETWQSDFTHWPLADGTDVEILNWLDDHSRMLLSCTAHDRVTGPDVVSTFTATTNTHGLPASTLTDNGTVYTARFTGGKNAFEYLLAALGIQQKNGHPYHPQTQGKIERFHQTLKRWLASQPPAATIAELQTQLDQFRVIYNERRPHRALDRLTPAQAYAATIKAHPNPNTLSAHYRVRFDTVDRFGKLTLRRAGNLHHLGIGHNHAGTAVLILVDETSATVTHLDTGEILSIHHIEPDRKYWRDQTKEPGRWPGSS